One segment of Ktedonobacterales bacterium DNA contains the following:
- a CDS encoding acetylornithine/succinylornithine family transaminase, with translation MSTGYEPVVEIEQDAEARYEAGGAYKRPIRLVRGAGAVVFDDRGNEYIDCVGGIAVANVGHANPRVVAAITQQAARLITCPELFYNDVRAAYLERLVAALPAGMNRVFLCNSGTEAIEAAIKFARLTTGRTEIMAAMRGFHGRTLGALSATWEKSYRAPFEPLVPDYQHVRYNDPAALEAVISDRTAAVMLEVVQGESGVRPADPAYLQAAARLCQERGALLIVDEVQTGFGRTGRMWACEHAGILPDLLCLAKGIAGGVPMGAACLGPRVQSMPPGLHSSTFGGNPLACAAAIATLDELVERRLPERAAILGTHLLERLRALAASSPVIREVRGLGLLLGIELREHVQPYLKALAGRGVLALTAGPSVIRLAPPLVIEDAQLEQVAAALEEALR, from the coding sequence ATGAGTACAGGTTATGAACCTGTGGTTGAGATCGAACAGGACGCCGAGGCGCGCTATGAGGCAGGCGGCGCTTACAAGCGCCCGATCCGGCTGGTGCGCGGCGCAGGCGCGGTGGTGTTCGACGACCGGGGGAACGAATACATTGACTGTGTGGGCGGCATCGCAGTGGCAAACGTCGGCCACGCCAATCCGCGAGTAGTGGCGGCAATTACGCAGCAGGCTGCGCGTCTGATAACTTGCCCCGAACTCTTTTACAACGACGTGCGCGCCGCCTATCTTGAACGCCTGGTCGCCGCGCTGCCTGCCGGGATGAATCGGGTCTTTCTGTGCAATTCAGGAACCGAGGCCATTGAAGCAGCGATCAAGTTTGCGCGGCTCACCACCGGACGGACTGAGATTATGGCGGCCATGCGCGGCTTTCATGGGCGCACGCTGGGGGCGCTCAGCGCCACCTGGGAAAAGTCCTATCGTGCGCCGTTCGAGCCGCTGGTCCCTGATTATCAGCATGTGCGCTACAACGATCCGGCGGCGCTCGAAGCGGTCATCTCCGACAGGACCGCTGCCGTCATGCTGGAGGTCGTGCAGGGCGAGAGCGGCGTCAGACCGGCTGATCCAGCGTATCTCCAGGCTGCTGCGCGGCTCTGCCAGGAACGCGGCGCGCTCTTGATTGTGGATGAGGTTCAGACCGGCTTCGGGCGCACAGGCCGAATGTGGGCCTGCGAGCATGCTGGCATTCTGCCCGATCTGCTCTGTCTGGCAAAAGGTATCGCGGGAGGTGTCCCGATGGGCGCAGCGTGCCTGGGGCCGCGCGTGCAATCCATGCCCCCAGGCTTACACAGCAGCACCTTTGGCGGGAATCCGCTGGCCTGTGCTGCGGCCATCGCTACCTTAGACGAACTAGTCGAGCGGCGCCTGCCTGAGCGGGCCGCGATCCTGGGAACGCATCTGCTGGAACGCCTGCGGGCGCTGGCGGCTTCGTCTCCCGTAATTCGTGAGGTACGCGGGCTGGGGCTGCTGCTGGGAATTGAACTGCGCGAACATGTGCAGCCGTACCTCAAGGCGCTGGCGGGCCGGGGCGTGCTGGCGCTGACGGCAGGGCCGTCTGTTATCCGGCTGGCCCCGCCCCTGGTGATTGAGGATGCGCAGCTTGAACAGGTTGCCGCTGCGCTGGAGGAGGCGCTGCGATGA
- the argC gene encoding N-acetyl-gamma-glutamyl-phosphate reductase, whose product MNLPVEHDSPVRVAILGGSGYAGGELARLLLQHPRAQIVQIASEHYAGSYLHGLHPNLRPAGGRPPVRLVSPDALERCDVLFVAQPHGASMRQIERYQALAPRIIDLSADFRLRRAEGYSRWYGHPHPRPDLLERAVYGIPELHRAELPEARLISGAGCLATAAILALAPLARAAVLDRQAPLVIEAKVGSSAAGAAPGAGSHHPDRSHAVRSFAPTGHRHTAEIMQELDWPEATAESSQARGVYFSATAVELVRGVLVTAQAFLREQLSDGDLWRLYRAAYGKEPFIRMVKDRSGVYRYPEPKVLTGSNYCDIGFEVEPGTRRVVVMAALDNLMKGAAGNAVQALNAAMGWDETLGLTFSGLHPI is encoded by the coding sequence GTGAACCTTCCTGTTGAACACGACTCTCCGGTTCGCGTGGCGATTCTTGGCGGCTCCGGCTACGCTGGCGGCGAACTGGCGCGATTGCTGTTGCAGCATCCACGAGCGCAGATTGTCCAGATCGCCTCTGAACACTACGCCGGAAGCTACCTACACGGCCTGCATCCCAATCTGCGTCCGGCGGGTGGGCGGCCTCCTGTTCGACTGGTGTCGCCAGACGCGCTGGAGCGATGCGATGTTCTGTTTGTCGCGCAGCCGCATGGCGCGAGTATGCGTCAGATTGAGCGTTACCAGGCGCTTGCGCCGCGTATTATCGATCTGAGCGCCGATTTCCGGCTGCGCCGCGCCGAGGGCTATTCGCGCTGGTACGGGCATCCGCACCCGCGCCCGGACCTGCTGGAACGCGCTGTCTATGGCATCCCTGAACTGCACCGGGCAGAACTGCCAGAGGCGCGCCTCATCAGCGGGGCGGGCTGCCTGGCGACGGCGGCTATTCTGGCGCTGGCTCCGTTGGCGCGGGCCGCTGTGCTGGATCGCCAGGCCCCGCTGGTGATCGAGGCCAAAGTCGGCTCCTCCGCTGCGGGGGCCGCGCCGGGCGCTGGCTCGCATCATCCCGACAGAAGCCATGCTGTGCGCTCCTTTGCGCCTACCGGCCACCGGCACACGGCGGAGATTATGCAGGAGCTTGATTGGCCTGAAGCCACTGCCGAATCGAGCCAGGCGCGCGGCGTGTATTTTTCGGCTACGGCTGTGGAACTGGTGCGCGGCGTCCTCGTCACGGCCCAGGCATTCTTGCGCGAACAGCTCAGCGACGGCGATCTCTGGCGGCTTTATCGCGCGGCTTATGGCAAGGAGCCGTTCATCCGCATGGTGAAAGATCGCTCCGGCGTCTATCGCTATCCTGAGCCAAAAGTGCTGACCGGCAGCAATTACTGTGACATTGGCTTCGAGGTTGAGCCAGGCACGCGGCGCGTCGTGGTGATGGCCGCGCTCGATAACCTGATGAAAGGCGCGGCTGGCAACGCTGTGCAGGCGCTCAACGCGGCGATGGGCTGGGACGAAACGCTAGGGCTGACTTTTAGCGGGCTGCATCCGATCTAG
- a CDS encoding [LysW]-aminoadipate kinase, whose product MLTVMKIGGGRGIDRAAAAADIGEYVARGEQVVVAHGCSAAADALAASLGEPVHYVTSTAGVRSRYTDARMLDIFLMAALRVNAELVRALQREGVNALGLSGLDGALLRGPRKEALRIVEDGRQRVIRDDFTGRVEQVNTGLLRLLLEQGYTPVVAPLALADTGEAVNVDGDRAAAMMAAALEADLLVILSNVPGLLADARNERTLIASLSIPELSRYEAQASGGMRRKLIGAREALQAGVRRVVLADGRAEHPVQAALAGRGTVIA is encoded by the coding sequence ATGTTGACTGTCATGAAGATTGGCGGCGGGCGCGGGATTGATCGCGCTGCTGCCGCTGCGGATATTGGAGAGTATGTTGCGCGGGGCGAGCAGGTGGTGGTGGCGCATGGCTGTTCGGCGGCTGCCGATGCGCTGGCGGCATCGCTTGGCGAGCCGGTGCACTACGTGACCTCGACGGCTGGCGTGCGCAGCCGCTATACCGACGCGCGCATGCTTGACATTTTTCTGATGGCGGCGCTGCGGGTGAACGCCGAACTGGTCCGGGCGCTCCAGCGGGAAGGCGTCAACGCGCTGGGGCTGAGCGGGCTGGATGGCGCGCTCTTGCGTGGACCGCGCAAGGAAGCCCTGCGTATTGTTGAGGATGGACGCCAGCGCGTCATCCGCGATGATTTTACGGGGCGCGTGGAGCAGGTGAACACCGGGCTGCTGCGCCTCTTGTTGGAGCAGGGCTATACGCCGGTTGTTGCGCCGCTGGCGCTTGCCGATACCGGCGAGGCCGTCAATGTGGATGGTGATCGCGCCGCCGCGATGATGGCCGCTGCCTTGGAAGCCGATCTGCTGGTCATCTTGTCGAACGTGCCGGGGCTGCTGGCCGATGCCCGAAATGAGCGAACGCTTATCGCGTCGCTCAGTATCCCGGAACTGAGCCGCTATGAAGCGCAGGCGAGCGGCGGCATGCGCCGCAAGCTGATCGGCGCGCGAGAAGCGTTACAGGCTGGAGTACGCCGGGTGGTGCTGGCCGATGGGCGCGCTGAGCATCCGGTGCAGGCTGCTCTAGCCGGGAGAGGGACGGTAATCGCATGA
- a CDS encoding [LysW]-lysine hydrolase, with translation MTIERAVAEPARSAWTLADEEALLIGMLQRYTPSGAERALSEWLCGRLDVSALRGEVDAVGNFIAELPATVDRPEPPCVLLGHLDTVSGAIPVRREGERLYGRGAVDAKGPLAAFIAATLRLAASPAPRRRAVIVVGAVEEEAATSRGARAVLDRWRPAYTIIGEPSGASAVTLGYKGRLLVSYRIEQPVAHTARPEEGVCARAVAFWQTAQQAAEQWNAAQAPPNGPATYFDALMPSLRAINSGSDGFTEWCELEIGYRLPPDFDAAALEAWLMQAARAEGAQLTCRGAEAAYRAPRHGPLVSAFVRAMRAGGIAPAFKLKTGTSDMNVVGPVWNCPLLAYGPGDSALDHTPNEHIVLPEYFQAIAILERALAELVYTPAQG, from the coding sequence ATGACGATTGAAAGAGCGGTTGCCGAACCAGCGCGCTCAGCCTGGACCCTGGCTGATGAAGAGGCGCTGCTGATCGGCATGCTCCAACGCTATACGCCATCTGGCGCAGAACGGGCGCTCTCCGAGTGGCTCTGCGGGCGCCTGGACGTATCGGCTCTGCGGGGAGAGGTGGATGCGGTTGGCAACTTTATCGCTGAATTGCCAGCAACGGTTGATAGACCTGAGCCGCCCTGTGTGCTGCTGGGCCACCTGGATACGGTATCGGGCGCTATCCCGGTGCGGCGCGAGGGCGAACGCCTCTATGGTCGCGGGGCGGTAGATGCGAAGGGGCCGCTGGCGGCTTTTATCGCGGCGACGCTGCGCCTGGCCGCCAGCCCTGCCCCAAGACGCCGCGCGGTCATCGTTGTGGGCGCTGTAGAGGAAGAGGCGGCAACCTCACGCGGCGCGCGGGCCGTCCTGGACCGCTGGCGGCCAGCCTATACGATCATTGGCGAACCCAGCGGGGCCAGCGCCGTGACCCTCGGCTATAAGGGGCGGCTGCTGGTCTCCTACCGAATAGAGCAGCCTGTCGCGCACACGGCCCGCCCGGAAGAGGGCGTTTGCGCGCGGGCGGTAGCTTTCTGGCAGACGGCACAGCAGGCGGCAGAGCAGTGGAATGCTGCCCAGGCGCCGCCGAACGGCCCTGCAACCTATTTCGACGCTTTGATGCCGTCGCTGCGCGCGATCAACTCCGGCAGCGATGGCTTTACCGAGTGGTGCGAGCTAGAGATTGGCTATCGCTTGCCGCCTGACTTCGATGCTGCCGCCCTTGAAGCCTGGCTTATGCAAGCGGCGCGGGCAGAGGGCGCGCAACTCACCTGTCGGGGCGCTGAAGCGGCGTATCGCGCGCCGCGACATGGCCCGCTGGTCAGCGCCTTTGTGCGCGCCATGCGCGCCGGGGGCATCGCACCGGCTTTCAAGCTCAAGACCGGCACGTCGGATATGAATGTGGTTGGGCCGGTCTGGAACTGTCCGCTGCTGGCCTATGGCCCCGGTGATTCGGCGCTGGACCACACGCCCAACGAGCATATCGTTCTCCCGGAGTATTTTCAAGCCATCGCCATACTTGAGCGGGCGCTGGCCGAACTGGTGTACACGCCTGCTCAGGGGTGA